The Nitrospirota bacterium genome has a window encoding:
- a CDS encoding PD40 domain-containing protein, which produces MLPKSAKHEVASATTLLSTIDSDDVSDLSNFKALFSERGDAVAYRAKKDDQYQAVYNGRKSRLYQDVAHLSMSSDGSHFAHDLLENGRRRIVLDGREGKEFDDVWRPVFSPDGRHIAYTAQTALKYYIVVDDKVSKAAASSYSEVLAFSADSSKIAYIERDERSIENQKMFVIVSDLEFKKQSIKECRDDLLITNKDKTMIAAVTVSGNKQRVISFSFSQPDLVKEGPLYDSIDKLDYIENILFGSDSASLVYTAKRDGKSYIVLNGAEEELPMPDGLRWSPVIRPDGKGVGLIMAVGKERVFYEAFMKDDMKRKRYDEAAMPVYSDDSSQHAYCARRGKDIFIVVNGKEGPVFDYVVAPIFSPDGSRLVYRARKDNKRLLVVSDTNGKVIRQLPAYDMIFDTLFTADGKSVAYGVKDGNELWWKVEKL; this is translated from the coding sequence GTGCTGCCCAAATCCGCCAAACATGAGGTCGCATCTGCAACGACTCTTTTATCAACCATTGATTCTGATGATGTGTCTGACCTCTCAAACTTCAAGGCGCTTTTCAGTGAGCGCGGTGATGCTGTTGCATATCGCGCAAAGAAAGACGATCAATATCAGGCTGTTTATAATGGCAGAAAGAGCAGGCTGTATCAGGACGTCGCTCATTTGAGCATGAGTTCTGACGGCAGCCACTTTGCTCATGATTTGCTGGAGAACGGCAGGAGGCGCATTGTATTGGACGGCAGAGAGGGTAAGGAGTTTGATGATGTATGGCGCCCTGTCTTCAGTCCTGACGGCAGGCATATAGCCTATACAGCACAGACAGCGCTGAAATATTACATAGTTGTTGACGATAAGGTAAGCAAGGCGGCTGCAAGTTCTTACAGCGAAGTGCTGGCATTCAGCGCTGATTCTTCAAAAATAGCATATATCGAAAGGGATGAACGAAGCATTGAGAATCAAAAGATGTTTGTGATCGTAAGCGACCTTGAGTTTAAGAAACAGAGCATAAAAGAGTGCCGCGATGATCTTCTTATTACAAATAAAGATAAGACCATGATAGCGGCAGTCACGGTCAGCGGAAATAAACAGAGGGTGATATCCTTCAGCTTCAGTCAGCCTGACCTTGTCAAAGAGGGGCCGCTTTATGACAGTATAGACAAGCTCGACTATATAGAGAATATCCTGTTCGGCAGCGACAGTGCTTCACTTGTATACACGGCAAAGAGGGACGGGAAGAGCTACATAGTTCTTAACGGCGCTGAGGAGGAACTGCCTATGCCAGATGGGCTGAGATGGTCGCCGGTCATCCGTCCCGACGGGAAAGGGGTCGGGTTGATCATGGCAGTTGGAAAGGAGAGGGTTTTCTATGAAGCTTTTATGAAAGATGATATGAAGCGGAAGAGATATGATGAAGCCGCAATGCCGGTTTACAGCGACGACAGCAGTCAGCACGCGTATTGTGCGAGGCGAGGCAAAGACATCTTTATTGTTGTGAACGGCAAGGAAGGCCCTGTTTTCGATTATGTGGTTGCGCCGATCTTCAGCCCTGACGGCAGCAGGCTTGTCTATCGCGCCCGGAAAGACAACAAACGCTTGCTTGTTGTCTCAGATACAAACGGCAAGGTGATCAGACAACTTCCCGCTTACGATATGATATTTGACACATTGTTTACCGCTGACGGAAAGTCGGTCGCATACGGCGTGAAGGACGGAAATGAACTTTGGTGGAAGGTGGAGAAGCTGTAG
- a CDS encoding GIY-YIG nuclease family protein: MKIYCVYILSSRRNGTLYVGMTSDLIKRVYEHKSCMVDGFTKQHGVHCLVWYEIHETSDAAILREKQIKKWERKWKLRLIEEMNPEWKDLYEDLL, translated from the coding sequence ATGAAAATCTATTGTGTATATATCCTCAGTAGTAGGCGTAACGGCACACTTTATGTTGGAATGACATCTGATCTTATTAAACGTGTTTATGAACACAAGAGTTGCATGGTTGATGGATTTACTAAGCAACATGGTGTGCACTGTCTTGTATGGTATGAAATACATGAAACATCTGATGCTGCAATATTGAGAGAGAAGCAGATAAAGAAGTGGGAGAGAAAATGGAAGCTGAGGCTTATAGAGGAGATGAATCCTGAATGGAAAGATTTGTATGAGGATTTATTGTAA
- a CDS encoding cytochrome c biogenesis protein ResB, with protein sequence MNIFGNIYNFLSSYKLAMALLVTILASCVIGTVFFSQDESWALVFSTLWFNGLLVALVVNVAFCFFGRIWRRKITLISFGMILFHLSFVAILGGVVYNSLFYFRGLMRLTEGETLSNGALQSYNYKERGRFFDISNLKGEITLVNVQSDYKVDGVGKGWAYNVSISDGGAAKEGIIYITNSLDYNGVSYYNDKEGYSILTILYDKEGREIYGGHISLQSLKQKDDTYFYTTGTKDGPGTLPFPYYPVEPLFNLQAAYFPDSIKNRAGEVFFQVWPLNISDARHSEKAMAEGQSPVGERLQVGDYYLAVQEVRYWAGINVSYEPGKPIVLGSLWMGLGGMVITFIGRLRRGRS encoded by the coding sequence ATGAACATTTTCGGGAATATATATAATTTCTTGTCTTCTTACAAGCTCGCCATGGCGTTGCTGGTCACTATACTTGCGTCCTGTGTGATAGGTACTGTCTTCTTCAGCCAGGATGAGTCATGGGCGCTCGTTTTTTCAACCTTATGGTTCAATGGCCTGCTTGTAGCATTGGTTGTTAATGTGGCATTCTGTTTTTTCGGCAGGATATGGCGCAGGAAGATTACGCTCATTTCTTTCGGCATGATACTGTTTCACCTGAGCTTTGTTGCTATTCTCGGCGGGGTCGTATATAACAGCCTTTTCTATTTCAGGGGATTAATGAGGCTTACCGAAGGTGAGACACTCTCAAACGGAGCGCTTCAGAGCTATAATTATAAAGAGCGGGGCCGTTTCTTTGATATTTCAAATCTGAAGGGTGAGATCACACTTGTAAATGTTCAGAGCGATTATAAAGTTGATGGTGTTGGTAAGGGATGGGCTTACAATGTCAGCATCAGCGACGGTGGTGCGGCAAAGGAAGGAATTATCTATATTACAAATAGTCTTGACTACAATGGTGTCAGCTATTATAACGACAAAGAAGGATATTCCATTCTGACTATCCTTTATGACAAAGAGGGCAGGGAGATCTACGGCGGGCATATCTCGCTCCAGAGCCTTAAACAAAAAGATGATACCTACTTCTACACAACCGGAACAAAAGATGGCCCCGGAACTCTACCATTCCCATATTACCCTGTGGAACCTCTGTTTAATCTGCAGGCGGCTTATTTCCCCGATTCCATTAAGAATAGGGCGGGAGAAGTTTTTTTTCAGGTATGGCCGCTTAATATTTCAGATGCGCGGCATTCAGAGAAGGCTATGGCTGAAGGGCAGTCGCCTGTTGGAGAAAGGTTACAAGTGGGAGACTATTATCTTGCAGTCCAGGAAGTCCGTTACTGGGCCGGCATTAATGTAAGCTACGAACCGGGTAAGCCGATAGTACTCGGAAGTTTATGGATGGGACTTGGAGGTATGGTGATCACCTTCATTGGCCGGCTTAGGAGAGGGAGAAGTTGA
- the ccsA gene encoding cytochrome c biogenesis protein CcsA: protein MKLEYLYFWIAVGLYGVSACSYIFGIISKQEKLFTLGLYSALAGFVPHLVSIGRRWMETGIEPFITVSESITFGIFMSMLIFLVFQFSTKKIRPLGVLIMPVAFVLMGWAGTLIKDAATQIAPALQSWWIWVHIIGAATGFGSVLAAAGLGLMYLLKEKYSSSIYEKLPELQILENLSYRFVAGGFIMYGLMIVSGAFWSNTVKGNYWNWDPVEVWSLISWLTYGIYLHLRITFGWRGRRLAWYVLIALAAMIISYWGIPFTVETFHAGFRIEH, encoded by the coding sequence ATGAAGCTTGAATACTTATACTTCTGGATCGCGGTAGGGCTGTACGGTGTAAGCGCATGCAGTTATATTTTCGGCATTATTTCAAAGCAGGAGAAGCTCTTCACCTTAGGTCTGTACAGCGCCCTTGCCGGGTTTGTCCCTCATCTTGTTTCCATCGGCCGCCGCTGGATGGAGACAGGGATTGAACCGTTTATTACAGTTTCCGAGTCGATCACCTTCGGGATATTTATGTCGATGCTTATCTTTCTGGTATTCCAATTTTCCACAAAAAAGATCCGGCCTTTGGGAGTGCTGATCATGCCGGTTGCCTTTGTTCTCATGGGGTGGGCAGGAACGCTGATCAAAGATGCAGCAACCCAGATTGCTCCCGCTCTTCAAAGCTGGTGGATATGGGTGCATATAATAGGCGCGGCAACAGGTTTCGGTTCTGTTCTCGCAGCGGCGGGCCTGGGACTGATGTATCTGCTTAAAGAAAAATATTCGAGCAGTATATACGAGAAGCTGCCGGAACTCCAGATCCTTGAGAATCTCAGTTACCGTTTTGTTGCCGGAGGCTTTATTATGTACGGTCTCATGATAGTGTCCGGCGCCTTCTGGTCTAATACAGTGAAGGGCAATTACTGGAACTGGGATCCTGTTGAGGTCTGGTCACTTATTTCCTGGCTAACATACGGAATATATTTGCATTTGCGCATAACCTTTGGATGGCGCGGCAGGAGGTTAGCATGGTATGTGCTGATCGCCCTCGCAGCTATGATAATCAGCTATTGGGGCATTCCTTTTACGGTTGAGACGTTTCATGCCGGGTTCCGTATTGAACACTGA
- a CDS encoding B12-binding domain-containing radical SAM protein: protein MKLCIIFPPLPFGWTPVAPPILEYLAALTRRADPSIEIELISASATPDAFDKLECDLAAISILTPTAVPGYRIAEKLRARGIKVVFGNMHASAMPEEAKHHGDAVVIGEAESVWPEVLRDFRAGKMKPFYRGEQIVLDDLPTPLYGLLQGSRKHQFRIVNTSRGCPYNCTFCSVKPFYGSKIRFRPIDHVVRDVAAIPEKMYINGDENIWWAGKEQRAIDLFTALKGSGKKWMGFGSLRPIQSAAGKRMLNAARESGMLSLWVGWDAISDEGLKAYAADGKIGVDREAALRTLRDHGIDVSLFYMLGSRKDSLDDFKRSVEVADRLGVSMHPSLVVPYPGTKLREQYEPYIYKELGWEYYTGAYALFEHPDPAMTPEVREEQFYESALELLSLPRVLRHMFKVPLAGFPHAHILSLMSQIPVRHGMKIAFDKWKDSKESVSKKRFIAR, encoded by the coding sequence ATGAAACTCTGTATCATCTTCCCACCTCTGCCGTTCGGCTGGACACCGGTGGCGCCGCCGATACTTGAGTATCTGGCAGCGCTCACCAGAAGAGCTGATCCAAGTATTGAGATCGAGCTTATCAGCGCCAGCGCCACTCCTGATGCCTTTGACAAGCTTGAGTGTGACCTTGCGGCTATCAGCATCCTGACCCCTACGGCTGTTCCGGGTTACCGGATCGCTGAGAAGCTTCGGGCGCGCGGCATTAAAGTGGTGTTCGGCAATATGCACGCTTCTGCCATGCCTGAGGAGGCCAAGCATCATGGAGACGCGGTGGTGATAGGTGAGGCGGAATCTGTATGGCCTGAGGTGCTTCGTGATTTCCGCGCCGGCAAGATGAAACCGTTTTACCGCGGGGAACAAATTGTTCTTGATGATCTGCCCACACCTCTTTACGGACTCCTGCAAGGTAGCCGCAAACATCAATTCAGGATAGTGAATACCTCCCGCGGCTGTCCCTATAACTGCACGTTCTGTTCGGTCAAACCGTTCTACGGCTCAAAGATCCGTTTCCGCCCCATTGACCATGTGGTGCGCGATGTGGCTGCTATTCCGGAAAAGATGTATATAAACGGAGATGAGAACATCTGGTGGGCAGGCAAGGAGCAGAGAGCCATAGACCTCTTCACTGCGCTCAAGGGAAGCGGAAAGAAGTGGATGGGCTTCGGCAGCCTGCGCCCGATCCAATCGGCTGCAGGGAAGCGCATGCTGAACGCCGCACGTGAGAGCGGCATGCTTTCTTTGTGGGTTGGCTGGGATGCTATCTCTGACGAAGGGCTGAAGGCATATGCAGCCGATGGCAAGATCGGTGTTGACCGTGAGGCCGCGTTGCGTACGCTCCGGGATCACGGCATTGATGTGTCGCTGTTTTACATGCTCGGGTCGCGCAAGGATTCACTTGATGATTTCAAACGTTCCGTAGAGGTTGCGGACCGGCTCGGTGTAAGCATGCATCCATCATTGGTGGTTCCGTATCCGGGCACCAAACTTCGCGAGCAGTATGAACCGTATATTTATAAGGAGCTTGGCTGGGAATATTATACCGGCGCGTACGCGTTGTTTGAGCATCCTGATCCTGCCATGACGCCTGAGGTAAGGGAAGAACAATTCTATGAAAGCGCGCTTGAACTGCTGAGCCTGCCAAGGGTGCTGCGCCATATGTTCAAGGTTCCATTGGCCGGTTTTCCTCATGCCCACATCCTTTCACTAATGTCTCAGATCCCGGTTCGGCATGGCATGAAGATTGCTTTTGATAAGTGGAAGGATTCAAAAGAATCAGTAAGTAAAAAGAGATTTATAGCCAGATAG
- a CDS encoding formylglycine-generating enzyme family protein — protein sequence MKQYRIIFAMMFLLSFAVLAGCAGSLPQQAIKLDPVEEPIALEFVFVKGGCFQRSVPAGPLADGDIEKPAYEVCVSDFYLSKYEATQNQWQEVMGDNPAHFKQCGTNCPVEFVSWDMAQEYMKKLNAASGKQYRLPTEAEWEYAARSGGKKERWSGTDDETKLGEYAWYSRNSGNTTHKVGQKKSNALGLHDMTGNVYEWCQDWFNESYYEESLKDNPMGADSGMHRVLRGGSWEDDQYSQRTDDRGRDEPAGRGRNNGFRLLLPATK from the coding sequence ATGAAACAGTACCGGATTATATTCGCTATGATGTTTTTACTCTCATTTGCCGTATTGGCAGGATGTGCCGGAAGTCTCCCTCAGCAGGCGATTAAACTTGATCCTGTTGAAGAGCCGATCGCATTGGAGTTTGTCTTTGTTAAGGGCGGCTGCTTTCAGAGGTCTGTTCCTGCCGGGCCTCTCGCTGACGGCGATATAGAGAAGCCGGCATATGAAGTCTGCGTTTCCGACTTCTATCTAAGTAAATATGAGGCAACTCAGAACCAGTGGCAAGAGGTCATGGGGGATAACCCGGCCCACTTCAAACAGTGCGGTACCAATTGCCCGGTTGAGTTTGTCAGCTGGGACATGGCACAGGAGTACATGAAGAAACTTAATGCCGCAAGCGGCAAGCAGTACAGGCTTCCGACAGAGGCTGAATGGGAATATGCAGCACGCAGCGGAGGAAAGAAAGAAAGATGGTCAGGAACTGACGATGAGACTAAACTGGGTGAATACGCATGGTATAGTCGGAATAGCGGAAATACCACACATAAGGTCGGGCAAAAAAAATCGAATGCCCTGGGGTTGCATGACATGACAGGCAACGTTTATGAGTGGTGTCAGGATTGGTTTAACGAATCCTACTATGAAGAAAGCCTCAAGGATAATCCTATGGGGGCAGACAGCGGTATGCATCGTGTCCTTCGCGGAGGATCTTGGGAAGATGATCAGTACAGCCAGCGTACAGACGACAGGGGAAGAGATGAGCCTGCCGGCAGGGGACGCAATAACGGCTTCAGGCTGCTTCTGCCAGCCACAAAATAA
- a CDS encoding acyl-protein synthetase, which translates to MSTSESHRLTEEILGFIEAGVDADIPDFNDYCMRMFAMHYESNKIFREFCDVKKVKPGDISRWEDVPMVYNDMFKTHLVASFPLEQSVMSCLTGGTTSLTQRGRIFRDEDGKRLVFAANRMMTGSYLFPDFEEGKRCRILILAPSPELAPSMGMAIGMDQTRRAFGTPDSMFLLGKSGIHINELLKALRESEASGVPVALIGATSAYVYFFQACRRKKMKFCLPPGSRICDGGGYRGRFGPVSREDYYGMVQEIFNIPESHCVNVLGEAETATNLFDDALRRHVKGLPPRKRTRPVPPWARVRAMSIDDLSPLPDGEVGLFAHWDLANVPTVLAVITDNLGYTTDDGRGCEMVGRAKIEGGKVSPLPDEEAASPMGDSAIFRMLEKYVHFTIDLKMQMAKDPKVEPSVREEIEARPGSVASCPQVVDEILVAQADAEAAELRDRSLGAFKDQTDRSLDWYADEEKKQALADHPAGLRSEKHEKDVPKNKADKK; encoded by the coding sequence ATGTCCACCAGTGAAAGTCATCGTCTGACTGAAGAAATTCTCGGTTTTATCGAGGCAGGTGTTGATGCCGATATTCCTGATTTTAATGATTACTGCATGAGGATGTTCGCCATGCACTATGAGAGCAATAAAATATTCCGTGAGTTCTGCGATGTTAAGAAGGTCAAGCCGGGCGACATCAGCAGATGGGAAGATGTCCCCATGGTCTATAACGATATGTTCAAGACACATCTTGTCGCCTCGTTTCCTCTGGAGCAGTCTGTTATGTCCTGCCTTACAGGCGGCACTACAAGCCTTACACAGCGGGGCCGTATCTTCCGTGATGAAGATGGCAAGCGCCTCGTATTTGCGGCAAACAGGATGATGACAGGTTCTTACCTATTCCCTGATTTTGAAGAGGGAAAGCGATGCCGTATTCTTATCCTTGCGCCAAGCCCTGAACTTGCTCCGTCAATGGGGATGGCGATAGGCATGGACCAGACGCGCAGGGCTTTCGGAACGCCTGACAGTATGTTTTTGTTAGGCAAGTCAGGGATACATATCAATGAACTTTTAAAGGCCCTCCGTGAGTCTGAAGCGAGCGGAGTGCCGGTGGCGCTTATTGGAGCCACATCCGCGTATGTCTACTTCTTTCAGGCTTGCCGCAGAAAGAAGATGAAGTTCTGCCTTCCGCCAGGGAGCCGCATATGCGACGGCGGAGGATACCGCGGCAGGTTCGGGCCCGTAAGCCGTGAGGATTATTACGGGATGGTGCAGGAGATATTTAACATACCGGAATCTCATTGTGTAAATGTTTTAGGTGAAGCTGAGACTGCGACCAACCTTTTTGACGATGCATTGCGCCGCCATGTAAAGGGACTGCCGCCGCGCAAGCGCACGAGGCCTGTGCCGCCATGGGCGCGTGTTCGAGCCATGAGTATTGACGACCTCAGCCCTCTGCCGGATGGTGAGGTCGGCCTCTTTGCTCACTGGGATCTTGCAAATGTTCCTACTGTGTTGGCTGTCATCACCGACAATCTCGGCTACACGACAGATGACGGACGCGGCTGTGAGATGGTGGGACGCGCCAAGATCGAGGGAGGCAAGGTATCTCCGCTGCCTGATGAGGAGGCTGCAAGCCCTATGGGAGATTCTGCCATCTTCCGCATGCTTGAGAAGTATGTGCATTTCACGATTGATCTTAAGATGCAGATGGCAAAGGATCCGAAGGTTGAGCCGAGCGTGCGTGAAGAGATAGAGGCGCGGCCCGGTTCTGTAGCATCATGCCCGCAGGTGGTTGATGAGATACTTGTAGCGCAGGCTGATGCAGAGGCTGCCGAGCTTAGAGACAGGTCTCTGGGCGCATTCAAGGATCAGACCGATCGTTCTCTTGACTGGTATGCTGATGAGGAAAAGAAGCAGGCGCTTGCGGATCATCCTGCCGGCCTTAGATCAGAGAAGCACGAGAAAGACGTGCCGAAGAATAAGGCCGATAAGAAATAA
- a CDS encoding cobalamin B12-binding domain-containing protein produces the protein MKKIKKVMLITPPYHSGVVESAGVWLNVGFVYIAGSLRAAGYAPIYYDAMSHWHGYDEIGKRIRDEKPDVVATTAFTAEIVEALNLLKFSKEIDPDIITVIGNVHPTFCYDEIFEEHHSYVDYIVRGEGEETMVELMDTLNSNGDLSKVKGIAYMDNGKVAATASRPYIHDLDSLPMAWDLVDWPIYKYKAMENSIMAIVSSSRGCNQQCSFCSQQLFWQRNWRGRSAENFVAELEHLRDTYGVNVVMLADETPTLSRTRWEKILDLLIERKVGVKLLLETRVDDIIRDEDIMWKYRDALVDHIYLGVESTSQEALDKFKKNIKVEESKRALDLINAHDIVTETSFVLGMPGDTVESIRETVELAKFYNPDLAFFLAIAPWPYSEIYPELKDFVVTKDYSKYNLVEPVVKPKNMTIDELRDELGRASRVYYMHKLETLDTMTGKKRDFMIKVIHIISTSSYLAETMKGTSMPEDIKKLLAKLHHKI, from the coding sequence ATGAAAAAGATAAAAAAAGTTATGCTTATCACCCCTCCTTATCACAGCGGCGTTGTGGAATCCGCAGGCGTATGGCTGAATGTTGGTTTTGTTTATATTGCTGGAAGCCTCAGAGCTGCGGGATATGCCCCAATTTATTATGATGCCATGAGCCACTGGCACGGATATGATGAGATCGGAAAGAGGATAAGAGATGAAAAGCCGGATGTTGTGGCAACAACCGCTTTTACCGCTGAGATAGTGGAGGCATTAAACCTTCTGAAGTTTTCCAAAGAGATAGACCCGGATATCATCACTGTGATAGGCAATGTCCACCCCACCTTCTGCTACGACGAGATATTCGAAGAACACCATTCATACGTAGATTATATTGTGCGCGGTGAAGGTGAAGAGACGATGGTGGAGCTTATGGATACGCTTAATTCCAATGGCGACCTGTCAAAGGTAAAAGGCATCGCATACATGGATAACGGAAAGGTCGCGGCCACTGCTTCAAGGCCTTACATACATGACCTTGACAGCCTGCCCATGGCATGGGACCTGGTCGATTGGCCGATATATAAATACAAAGCCATGGAGAATTCCATAATGGCTATTGTCAGCTCTTCAAGGGGATGTAACCAGCAGTGCAGTTTCTGTTCGCAGCAGCTCTTTTGGCAAAGAAACTGGAGGGGCAGGAGCGCTGAGAATTTTGTAGCTGAACTTGAGCACCTGAGGGACACTTATGGCGTAAATGTCGTGATGCTTGCCGATGAGACGCCCACGCTTTCGAGGACAAGGTGGGAGAAGATACTGGATCTTCTAATAGAGAGGAAGGTAGGAGTAAAGCTGCTTCTTGAAACGCGCGTTGACGACATAATCCGTGACGAAGATATTATGTGGAAATACAGGGACGCGCTCGTGGACCATATTTATCTGGGCGTTGAGTCAACATCACAGGAGGCGCTTGATAAATTCAAGAAAAATATTAAGGTCGAAGAATCAAAGCGCGCGCTTGACCTGATAAACGCGCATGATATTGTGACCGAGACCTCTTTTGTGCTTGGCATGCCGGGGGATACTGTCGAGAGCATAAGGGAGACTGTTGAGCTTGCCAAGTTTTATAACCCTGACCTTGCGTTCTTCCTTGCCATAGCTCCATGGCCTTATTCAGAGATATACCCTGAGCTTAAGGACTTTGTGGTGACAAAGGACTACAGTAAATACAACCTTGTTGAGCCTGTGGTAAAACCGAAGAATATGACCATAGATGAATTGAGGGATGAGCTGGGAAGGGCATCAAGGGTATATTACATGCACAAGCTTGAGACTCTTGACACGATGACCGGGAAGAAGCGCGACTTCATGATAAAGGTCATACATATCATTTCTACAAGTTCTTACCTTGCGGAGACGATGAAGGGCACCTCAATGCCTGAGGATATAAAAAAGCTTCTTGCTAAATTACACCATAAAATTTAA
- a CDS encoding type II secretion system protein GspG, translating into MKKKLWNRGFTLIEVIVVAGIIAILAGVLIPMILKEIDETRITRASADLRSISSAILVFKKDTAQWPAMDGTCSPNLTLLIGGGNAPGGIGANGWDNTSSAMIDYHIMVNDDGCYNNWAGPYLPSTSADPWGNQYVINAGNFGIADSPVWIMSAGPNGTLDANANSTSLIGVDDIGLRIK; encoded by the coding sequence ATGAAAAAGAAATTGTGGAACAGGGGTTTTACGTTGATCGAGGTAATTGTTGTTGCAGGCATAATAGCCATACTTGCAGGTGTATTGATACCTATGATACTGAAGGAGATTGATGAAACAAGGATAACAAGGGCAAGCGCAGATCTAAGGTCGATTTCTTCAGCAATTCTCGTATTCAAGAAAGATACAGCCCAATGGCCTGCTATGGACGGGACATGCAGCCCTAATTTGACACTGTTAATCGGCGGAGGCAATGCTCCGGGTGGTATTGGGGCAAATGGATGGGACAACACTTCATCTGCCATGATTGACTACCATATTATGGTCAATGATGACGGCTGCTATAATAACTGGGCCGGTCCATATTTGCCAAGTACGAGTGCAGATCCATGGGGAAATCAATATGTAATTAACGCCGGTAATTTTGGTATAGCAGATTCTCCTGTTTGGATAATGTCAGCGGGGCCGAATGGTACTCTTGACGCTAATGCAAACTCGACTTCTCTCATAGGTGTGGACGATATAGGTTTAAGGATCAAATAA
- a CDS encoding type II secretion system protein GspG, producing MKTKCQDGFTLIEVIVVAAIIAILAGVLVPMILKEIDETRITRASADIRSISNAILVFKKDTAQWPVMDGTCSPNLTLLTGGGNAPGGIGDNAWDNTASAMIDAHIMYNDDGCYNNWKGAYLPVVTADPWGNQYVINVGNFGVSGNPVWIMSAGPNGVLDSNANSTSSGGDDIGLRIK from the coding sequence ATGAAGACCAAGTGTCAGGATGGTTTTACATTAATTGAAGTTATAGTTGTTGCAGCTATAATAGCTATACTTGCAGGCGTATTGGTGCCGATGATATTGAAGGAGATCGATGAAACAAGGATAACAAGAGCAAGTGCTGATATAAGATCCATATCAAATGCTATCCTGGTATTTAAGAAGGATACAGCACAGTGGCCTGTGATGGACGGGACATGCAGCCCTAATCTGACCTTGTTAACCGGTGGCGGCAACGCTCCCGGCGGTATTGGAGACAATGCATGGGATAACACCGCGTCCGCAATGATAGATGCCCATATTATGTATAATGATGACGGCTGCTATAATAACTGGAAGGGTGCATATTTACCTGTTGTTACCGCTGATCCATGGGGAAATCAATATGTGATTAATGTTGGTAATTTCGGGGTATCCGGCAATCCTGTGTGGATAATGTCAGCAGGGCCGAATGGGGTTCTGGACTCAAATGCAAACTCGACTTCCAGCGGCGGGGATGATATTGGTTTAAGGATAAAATAA